Proteins encoded together in one Coregonus clupeaformis isolate EN_2021a chromosome 30, ASM2061545v1, whole genome shotgun sequence window:
- the LOC121545385 gene encoding transmembrane and coiled-coil domains protein 1 isoform X4 yields MHWEQVLRLSNAKIERLEVSGLAQTSQAVLCGADGSFLGGEDGTPDPQRTKQAIAQLQQKILKLTEQIKIEQTARDDNVAEYLKLANNADKQQSARIKQVFEKKNQKSAQTIQQLQRKLEHYHRKLREVEHNGIPRQPKDVLRDMQQGLKDVGAKVTGFSEGVVDSVKGGLSSFSQATHSAAAGVVSKPREIASLFRNKLGSADNIPGLKDSLDDPSGGEEGLTGAGGRSLGSAGHHHLQSSPKYGSEDDCSSATSGSAGANSTTGAPGGPPSSKGNTLERSQSSSLDMLLQEVQEGQGRLEESLEGLKSHYQRDYTVIMQALQEERFRCERLEEQLNDLTELHQNEILNLKQELASMEEKIAYQSYERARDIQEALEACQTRISKMELQQQQQQVVQLEGLENATARTLLGKLINVLLALMAVLLVFVSTVANCVVPLMKTRSRSFSTLLLILLFAFLWRNWDALSGYTHRALQPPR; encoded by the exons ATGCATTGGGAACAAGTACTCCGATTGAGTAATGCCAAG atTGAGCGGTTGGAGGTGAGTGGCTTGGCTCAGACCTCCCAGGCCGTGTTGTGTGGGGCTGATGGGTCGTTCCTTGGGGGTGAAGATGGCACCCCAGACCCCCAGCGCACCAAGCAGGCTATCGCCCAGCTGCAGCAGAAGATCCTCAAGCTCACAGAGCAGATCAAGATTGAGCAGACGGCCAGAGACGACAACGTGGCCGAGTACCTCAAACTGGCCAACAATGCTGACAAGCAGCAGAGTGCCCGCATCAAACAG GTGTTTGAGAAGAAGAACCAGAAGTCAGCCCAGACCATCCAGCAGCTGCAGAGGAAGCTGGAGCACTACCACCGCAAGCTGAGGGAGGTGGAGCACAACGGCATCCCTCGCCAGCCCAAGGACGTCCTCAGGGACATGCAGCAGGGCCTGAAGGACGTGGGGGCAAAGGTCACGGGCTTCAGCGAGGGCGTAGTGGACAGTGTCAAGGGAGGCCTCTCCAGTTTCTCCCAGGCCACACACTCCGCCGCCGCCGGGGTTGTCTCAAAGCCCCGGGAGATTGCTTCACTGTTCCGCAACAAGTTGGGCAGTGCCGACAACATCCCCGGGCTGAAGGACTCCTTGGATGACCCGTCAGGGGGCGAGGAGGGGTTGACAGGGGCCGGGGGGAGGTCTCTGGGCAGCGCAGGGCACCACCACCTGCAGTCCAGCCCCAAGTACGGCAGCGAGGATGACTGCTCCAGCGCTACATCGGGGTCAGCAGGGGCCAACAGCACCACAGGGGCCCCCGGAGGCCCCCCCAGCTCcaaggggaacaccctggagagGAGCCAGAGCTCCAGCCTGGACATGCTGCTGCAGGAGGTGCAGGAGGGCCAGGGGAGACTTGAGGAGAGTCTGGAAGGGCTGAAGAGTCACTATCAGAGAGACTACACTGTCATCATGCAGGCCCTGCAGGAGGAACGAttcag gTGTGAGCGTCTGGAGGAGCAGCTGAATGATCTGACAGAGCTCCACCAGAATGAGATCCTCAACCTGAAGCAGGAGCTGGCCAGCATGGAGGAGAAGATAGCTTACCAGTCCTACGAGAGAGCCAGAGACATACAG GAAGCTCTGGAGGCGTGTCAGACGCGTATCTCTAAGatggagctgcagcagcagcagcagcaggtggtGCAGCTAGAGGGCCTGGAGAACGCCACGGCCCGGACCCTGCTGGGGAAACTCATCAACGTCCTCCTGGCCCTCATGGCCGTGCTCCTGGTGTTTGTCTCCACTGTGGCCAACTGTGTGGTCCCCCTAATGAAGACCCGCTCCCGGTCCTTCTCCACCCTTCTCCTCATACTCCTCTTCGCCTTCCTCTGGAGGAACTGGGACGCGCTGTCGGGATACACGCACCGTGCCCTGCAGCCGCCCAGATGA
- the LOC121545385 gene encoding transmembrane and coiled-coil domains protein 1 isoform X2 → MCVSVLALDVCVPTGKSSVCVEWSRQSASSVAPSVRMVQRFSLRRQYSKIERLEVSGLAQTSQAVLCGADGSFLGGEDGTPDPQRTKQAIAQLQQKILKLTEQIKIEQTARDDNVAEYLKLANNADKQQSARIKQVFEKKNQKSAQTIQQLQRKLEHYHRKLREVEHNGIPRQPKDVLRDMQQGLKDVGAKVTGFSEGVVDSVKGGLSSFSQATHSAAAGVVSKPREIASLFRNKLGSADNIPGLKDSLDDPSGGEEGLTGAGGRSLGSAGHHHLQSSPKYGSEDDCSSATSGSAGANSTTGAPGGPPSSKGNTLERSQSSSLDMLLQEVQEGQGRLEESLEGLKSHYQRDYTVIMQALQEERFRCERLEEQLNDLTELHQNEILNLKQELASMEEKIAYQSYERARDIQEALEACQTRISKMELQQQQQQVVQLEGLENATARTLLGKLINVLLALMAVLLVFVSTVANCVVPLMKTRSRSFSTLLLILLFAFLWRNWDALSGYTHRALQPPR, encoded by the exons atTGAGCGGTTGGAGGTGAGTGGCTTGGCTCAGACCTCCCAGGCCGTGTTGTGTGGGGCTGATGGGTCGTTCCTTGGGGGTGAAGATGGCACCCCAGACCCCCAGCGCACCAAGCAGGCTATCGCCCAGCTGCAGCAGAAGATCCTCAAGCTCACAGAGCAGATCAAGATTGAGCAGACGGCCAGAGACGACAACGTGGCCGAGTACCTCAAACTGGCCAACAATGCTGACAAGCAGCAGAGTGCCCGCATCAAACAG GTGTTTGAGAAGAAGAACCAGAAGTCAGCCCAGACCATCCAGCAGCTGCAGAGGAAGCTGGAGCACTACCACCGCAAGCTGAGGGAGGTGGAGCACAACGGCATCCCTCGCCAGCCCAAGGACGTCCTCAGGGACATGCAGCAGGGCCTGAAGGACGTGGGGGCAAAGGTCACGGGCTTCAGCGAGGGCGTAGTGGACAGTGTCAAGGGAGGCCTCTCCAGTTTCTCCCAGGCCACACACTCCGCCGCCGCCGGGGTTGTCTCAAAGCCCCGGGAGATTGCTTCACTGTTCCGCAACAAGTTGGGCAGTGCCGACAACATCCCCGGGCTGAAGGACTCCTTGGATGACCCGTCAGGGGGCGAGGAGGGGTTGACAGGGGCCGGGGGGAGGTCTCTGGGCAGCGCAGGGCACCACCACCTGCAGTCCAGCCCCAAGTACGGCAGCGAGGATGACTGCTCCAGCGCTACATCGGGGTCAGCAGGGGCCAACAGCACCACAGGGGCCCCCGGAGGCCCCCCCAGCTCcaaggggaacaccctggagagGAGCCAGAGCTCCAGCCTGGACATGCTGCTGCAGGAGGTGCAGGAGGGCCAGGGGAGACTTGAGGAGAGTCTGGAAGGGCTGAAGAGTCACTATCAGAGAGACTACACTGTCATCATGCAGGCCCTGCAGGAGGAACGAttcag gTGTGAGCGTCTGGAGGAGCAGCTGAATGATCTGACAGAGCTCCACCAGAATGAGATCCTCAACCTGAAGCAGGAGCTGGCCAGCATGGAGGAGAAGATAGCTTACCAGTCCTACGAGAGAGCCAGAGACATACAG GAAGCTCTGGAGGCGTGTCAGACGCGTATCTCTAAGatggagctgcagcagcagcagcagcaggtggtGCAGCTAGAGGGCCTGGAGAACGCCACGGCCCGGACCCTGCTGGGGAAACTCATCAACGTCCTCCTGGCCCTCATGGCCGTGCTCCTGGTGTTTGTCTCCACTGTGGCCAACTGTGTGGTCCCCCTAATGAAGACCCGCTCCCGGTCCTTCTCCACCCTTCTCCTCATACTCCTCTTCGCCTTCCTCTGGAGGAACTGGGACGCGCTGTCGGGATACACGCACCGTGCCCTGCAGCCGCCCAGATGA
- the LOC121545385 gene encoding transmembrane and coiled-coil domains protein 1 isoform X3 encodes MRLCEAPCTPPIMDVILNLVTADPYPPPSPTTIERLEVSGLAQTSQAVLCGADGSFLGGEDGTPDPQRTKQAIAQLQQKILKLTEQIKIEQTARDDNVAEYLKLANNADKQQSARIKQVFEKKNQKSAQTIQQLQRKLEHYHRKLREVEHNGIPRQPKDVLRDMQQGLKDVGAKVTGFSEGVVDSVKGGLSSFSQATHSAAAGVVSKPREIASLFRNKLGSADNIPGLKDSLDDPSGGEEGLTGAGGRSLGSAGHHHLQSSPKYGSEDDCSSATSGSAGANSTTGAPGGPPSSKGNTLERSQSSSLDMLLQEVQEGQGRLEESLEGLKSHYQRDYTVIMQALQEERFRCERLEEQLNDLTELHQNEILNLKQELASMEEKIAYQSYERARDIQEALEACQTRISKMELQQQQQQVVQLEGLENATARTLLGKLINVLLALMAVLLVFVSTVANCVVPLMKTRSRSFSTLLLILLFAFLWRNWDALSGYTHRALQPPR; translated from the exons ATGAGGCTGTGTGAGGCTCCATGCACCCCCCCCATCATGGACGTCATCCTCAACCTGGTAACTGCTGAcccctatccacctccctcccccaCAACC atTGAGCGGTTGGAGGTGAGTGGCTTGGCTCAGACCTCCCAGGCCGTGTTGTGTGGGGCTGATGGGTCGTTCCTTGGGGGTGAAGATGGCACCCCAGACCCCCAGCGCACCAAGCAGGCTATCGCCCAGCTGCAGCAGAAGATCCTCAAGCTCACAGAGCAGATCAAGATTGAGCAGACGGCCAGAGACGACAACGTGGCCGAGTACCTCAAACTGGCCAACAATGCTGACAAGCAGCAGAGTGCCCGCATCAAACAG GTGTTTGAGAAGAAGAACCAGAAGTCAGCCCAGACCATCCAGCAGCTGCAGAGGAAGCTGGAGCACTACCACCGCAAGCTGAGGGAGGTGGAGCACAACGGCATCCCTCGCCAGCCCAAGGACGTCCTCAGGGACATGCAGCAGGGCCTGAAGGACGTGGGGGCAAAGGTCACGGGCTTCAGCGAGGGCGTAGTGGACAGTGTCAAGGGAGGCCTCTCCAGTTTCTCCCAGGCCACACACTCCGCCGCCGCCGGGGTTGTCTCAAAGCCCCGGGAGATTGCTTCACTGTTCCGCAACAAGTTGGGCAGTGCCGACAACATCCCCGGGCTGAAGGACTCCTTGGATGACCCGTCAGGGGGCGAGGAGGGGTTGACAGGGGCCGGGGGGAGGTCTCTGGGCAGCGCAGGGCACCACCACCTGCAGTCCAGCCCCAAGTACGGCAGCGAGGATGACTGCTCCAGCGCTACATCGGGGTCAGCAGGGGCCAACAGCACCACAGGGGCCCCCGGAGGCCCCCCCAGCTCcaaggggaacaccctggagagGAGCCAGAGCTCCAGCCTGGACATGCTGCTGCAGGAGGTGCAGGAGGGCCAGGGGAGACTTGAGGAGAGTCTGGAAGGGCTGAAGAGTCACTATCAGAGAGACTACACTGTCATCATGCAGGCCCTGCAGGAGGAACGAttcag gTGTGAGCGTCTGGAGGAGCAGCTGAATGATCTGACAGAGCTCCACCAGAATGAGATCCTCAACCTGAAGCAGGAGCTGGCCAGCATGGAGGAGAAGATAGCTTACCAGTCCTACGAGAGAGCCAGAGACATACAG GAAGCTCTGGAGGCGTGTCAGACGCGTATCTCTAAGatggagctgcagcagcagcagcagcaggtggtGCAGCTAGAGGGCCTGGAGAACGCCACGGCCCGGACCCTGCTGGGGAAACTCATCAACGTCCTCCTGGCCCTCATGGCCGTGCTCCTGGTGTTTGTCTCCACTGTGGCCAACTGTGTGGTCCCCCTAATGAAGACCCGCTCCCGGTCCTTCTCCACCCTTCTCCTCATACTCCTCTTCGCCTTCCTCTGGAGGAACTGGGACGCGCTGTCGGGATACACGCACCGTGCCCTGCAGCCGCCCAGATGA